The nucleotide sequence CGTTGTCCACGGTAATCAGCAGTTGCGGCGCACGCTGCAGCGCCACCGCGACGATTTCAGGCGTAAGGCCGTAGCCGTACTCAAACCGGTTGGGCACCAGATAATCAACATGCGCCGCGCCGAGCATGCGCAAACCCAGCACGCCGACGGTGCTGGCGGTGGCGCCATCGGCATCGAAGTCGCCGACGATAAGCATGCGCTGACCCTGTTCAAGGCCGTGCACCAGCAAATCGACGGCCGCGCTCATGCCTTTGAGCTGCTGATAAGGAATCAAACGCGCCAAGCCTTTATCCAGCTCGGCGGCCGATTGCACACCACGGGCGGCATACAGGCGAGTCAACAGCGGCGGCAGCGCGCCAAGATCAGGCAGGGTGGCGGGTAACGGGCGGGCTTCGATACGCATGATTATTCTTTAATGTGAGAGGCGGACGCGCTACGCCGAAATTGGAATATGGCGATGGGGTAAATACGAAGACCAGAGCATGCGGGCCTAAAGGCTCCCGGATTGCATCCGGGCTACGTGGCTAAAGGAAAACGTTTAGCACCTGCTTTCCACCTCGCATACAAGGTATTTGCTGGGCTTTAGCGTTCGCCAACTAACCACTCAATCGGCAGTTCATGCTGGCCGCGCTCGTCGGTGACGAACAATTCGCCGTCGCTGATCATCACGCTCCAGTTCAACGCGCGCGGCATGTCCAACGCCAGATTGGCTAAGGCATCTTGATCCAACGCCACCACATTGATGTTTTTCAGGCTGCGCACCGGGTCCAGTTCTTTGGTTTGCCACACCCGCAGGTTGCCGTAGGCCACTAGGCTAAACTTCTCGGTGCGGCGCGAGCACCAGGTCATGCGTTCGCTGTCTGGCTGGCCGACTTCGATCCAGTGCAGGACGCGGTCATCCAAGCTCTTTTCCCATAACGCCGGCTCGTCTACTTCCGACAAGCCGCGGCCGAATGCTAAGTGCTCGTGATAGAACAAGGCATAGCCAATCAGGCGCGCCGCCAAACGCGTTTCCGTTTCCGAAGGGTGCTTGGCCACAGTGAAACGCAGGTTTTCATAAACGCTGCGGTCCATATCGGTGAGGTTCAGCTCGATTTTGTAGGTGGTTGCTTGCAGAGCCATAACACGGGTCGTCGCCAGAAAAAGTGGCTGACAGTCTAACGGAAACGCCGCACCTGTTCCGTTTTCTTGACGTCAGTGT is from Pseudomonas sp. TMP9 and encodes:
- a CDS encoding YaeQ family protein, with product MALQATTYKIELNLTDMDRSVYENLRFTVAKHPSETETRLAARLIGYALFYHEHLAFGRGLSEVDEPALWEKSLDDRVLHWIEVGQPDSERMTWCSRRTEKFSLVAYGNLRVWQTKELDPVRSLKNINVVALDQDALANLALDMPRALNWSVMISDGELFVTDERGQHELPIEWLVGER